The following are encoded together in the Gemmatimonadaceae bacterium genome:
- the lpxB gene encoding lipid-A-disaccharide synthase has translation MREVLFVAGEASGDLHASGVARELTARGAPFALVGVGGDRMRDAGVTLLEHADTMAVMGFVEVLRHLPRHWALLRRLEARIRGGQVALVVLIDYPGFNMKIAKIAASAGVPVLYYITPQVWAWGAGRLDKLARWVTRAAVILPFEQELLAAHHIDATFVGHPLLDGAAHMPDRAAARATLGLRDDAPVLALFPGSREQEILRHLDDFVRVADELRRRDPRLQVVVSVAPTVALDPAKCPFPMVHSASFTVLRAADAAMCKSGTTTLEAAVAGCPLVVAYRTSAITFALAKRLVKIPHIGLVNVVAGRSVAPEFVQDALQPAAVADALEPLLRTDSPERAAMLLGLADVRAALGTPGAAGRVADMAATLAAAGAA, from the coding sequence GTGCGTGAGGTGCTGTTCGTCGCCGGAGAAGCGTCCGGCGACCTGCATGCGTCCGGCGTCGCGCGCGAACTGACCGCCCGCGGGGCGCCGTTCGCGCTGGTGGGCGTCGGCGGCGACCGGATGCGCGACGCCGGCGTGACGCTGCTCGAGCACGCCGATACGATGGCCGTGATGGGGTTCGTCGAGGTCCTGCGCCACCTGCCCAGGCACTGGGCGCTGCTGCGCCGGCTCGAGGCGCGCATCCGCGGCGGCCAGGTGGCGCTCGTGGTGCTCATCGACTACCCCGGCTTCAACATGAAGATCGCGAAGATCGCCGCCAGCGCCGGCGTGCCCGTGCTGTACTACATCACGCCCCAGGTGTGGGCGTGGGGCGCGGGACGGCTGGACAAGCTCGCGCGATGGGTGACGCGCGCGGCGGTCATCCTGCCCTTCGAACAGGAGTTGCTGGCCGCCCACCACATCGATGCCACGTTCGTTGGACACCCACTGCTGGATGGCGCCGCCCACATGCCCGACCGGGCCGCGGCGCGTGCCACGCTGGGTCTTCGCGACGACGCGCCGGTGCTGGCCCTCTTCCCGGGCAGCCGCGAGCAGGAGATCCTTCGCCACCTGGACGATTTCGTGCGGGTGGCCGACGAACTGCGCCGCCGCGATCCGCGACTCCAGGTCGTCGTGAGCGTGGCGCCGACCGTGGCCCTCGACCCGGCCAAGTGTCCATTCCCCATGGTGCACTCCGCCTCGTTCACCGTGCTACGAGCCGCCGATGCGGCGATGTGCAAGAGCGGAACGACGACGCTCGAAGCCGCCGTCGCGGGGTGCCCCCTCGTCGTGGCGTACCGGACGAGCGCGATCACCTTCGCCCTGGCCAAGCGGCTGGTGAAGATCCCGCACATCGGGCTCGTCAACGTGGTGGCGGGCCGGAGCGTGGCCCCGGAGTTCGTCCAGGACGCCCTGCAGCCGGCCGCCGTGGCCGACGCGCTGGAGCCTCTCCTGCGCACCGACAGCCCCGAGCGCGCGGCAATGCTGCTGGGGCTGGCAGACGTCCGCGCGGCCCTGGGAACGCCGGGTGCCGCCGGGCGCGTGGCCGACATGGCGGCGACGCTGGCCGCGGCGGGGGCCGCATGA